From Meiothermus sp. CFH 77666, one genomic window encodes:
- a CDS encoding MBL fold metallo-hydrolase, whose protein sequence is MAGAIQLSHQVATGIFAIPVPIPYPFKYVNCYLLMPGPGSSDGPVLVDCALDTAEARAGLEAALREHGLGFGDLERLIVTHHHPDHYGLAGLIEAQGPTVWMLDVELERGHVFWTEPERMNQMGQALFHQHGVTDEYLADLGQEMTKTRSRVHPAQNPQTFRDGETLRLAGIPYRVVWTPGHADGHAMLLREADGVLLAGDQILERISPNIGIWAYSYPNPLKHYFESLEKTTALGASLALPGHYRPILDVAGRAAELKAHHHERLGYLLDLLKPTPQTCWQVSLELFPGNLNLAQRRFAWSETLAHLEYLVAEGRIKRLEQDGIVHYSR, encoded by the coding sequence ATGGCAGGGGCCATTCAACTCTCCCACCAGGTTGCAACGGGCATTTTTGCCATTCCGGTGCCCATCCCCTACCCCTTCAAGTACGTGAACTGCTACCTGCTGATGCCCGGCCCCGGTTCTTCCGACGGCCCGGTGCTCGTAGACTGTGCCCTGGACACCGCCGAAGCGCGGGCGGGTCTGGAAGCGGCCCTGCGCGAACACGGGCTGGGCTTTGGCGACCTCGAGCGCCTGATAGTCACCCATCACCACCCCGATCACTACGGCCTGGCCGGGCTTATCGAGGCTCAGGGCCCCACGGTGTGGATGCTGGATGTGGAGCTAGAGCGCGGCCACGTCTTCTGGACCGAGCCCGAGCGCATGAACCAGATGGGGCAGGCGCTCTTCCATCAACACGGCGTTACCGATGAGTACCTGGCCGACCTGGGGCAGGAGATGACCAAAACCCGCAGCCGGGTGCACCCCGCGCAGAACCCCCAGACCTTCCGCGATGGCGAGACCCTCCGACTGGCAGGTATACCCTACCGGGTGGTCTGGACCCCCGGCCATGCCGACGGCCATGCCATGTTGCTGCGCGAGGCGGATGGGGTGCTGCTGGCCGGGGATCAAATCCTGGAGCGCATCTCCCCCAATATCGGCATCTGGGCCTACTCCTACCCCAACCCCCTGAAGCACTACTTTGAGTCGCTGGAAAAAACCACCGCGCTGGGGGCCTCCCTGGCCTTACCGGGGCACTACCGGCCTATCCTGGATGTAGCAGGCCGTGCCGCCGAGCTGAAAGCCCACCACCACGAACGGCTGGGCTATCTGCTGGATCTTCTAAAGCCCACCCCGCAGACCTGCTGGCAGGTATCGCTCGAGCTTTTCCCCGGCAACCTCAACCTGGCCCAAAGGCGTTTTGCCTGGTCGGAAACCCTGGCCCACCTGGAGTATCTGGTGGCCGAAGGGAGGATAAAGAGGCTCGAGCAAGACGGGATTGTTCACTACAGCCGCTAA
- a CDS encoding dodecin, translating into MSKVYKKVELVGSSAESLEDAIKVALARARKTLRNLDWFEVKEIRGSLTDGYVNTYQVTLLVGFRLEEE; encoded by the coding sequence ATGAGCAAGGTCTACAAGAAAGTGGAGCTGGTTGGCAGCAGTGCGGAGAGCCTCGAGGACGCCATCAAGGTCGCCCTGGCGCGGGCCCGCAAAACCCTCAGGAACCTGGACTGGTTCGAGGTCAAGGAGATTCGCGGCAGCCTGACCGATGGCTACGTGAACACCTACCAGGTGACGCTTCTGGTGGGCTTCCGGCTCGAGGAGGAGTAG